A DNA window from Onthophagus taurus isolate NC chromosome 1, IU_Otau_3.0, whole genome shotgun sequence contains the following coding sequences:
- the LOC111416396 gene encoding piggyBac transposable element-derived protein 2-like, protein MNRKPLKYEELDKLIEEGLSDIECLSGEEDECEIDLCEQRDAGGDISDNEELEVNAHEPTDLAEHSETLEDNETVPVAKKRKISKKMQKSIYYENNELTPPTKIGWRKNVTYTTPEINWYTPPIPADIELESPLYFFRQYFTKDLFELMTVNTNLFAVQQHARFAATTQNELEVFVGMHILMGNLPYPRLKCYWENKLRIPTIADAMPRDRFHKLRSFLHFVNVEEKPPECKDRFWKIRPLYDTIRKRMLQLPLETKLSIDEQMVPFKGRLNVKQYVKNKPSPWGVKIYVEQVVLCMTS, encoded by the exons atgaacAGGAAACCTTTAAAATACGAAGAATTGGATAAACTTATAGAAGAAGGCCTCTCAGATATAGAGTGTCTAAGCGGTGAGGAAGATGAATGTGAAATTGATTTATGTGAACAAAGag acgcaGGCGGTGATATCAGTGATAACGAAGAGCTAGAGGTGAATGCACACGAACCAACTGATTTGGCTGAACACTCTGAAACTTTGGAAGACAACGAGACAGTACCCGTtgcaaagaaaagaaaaattagtaaaaaaatgcaaaaaagtatttattatgaaaataatgaaCTAACTCCACCCACAAAAATTGGCTGGCGTAAGAATGTGACGTATACAACACCAGAAATAAATTGGTACACACCTCCTATTCCAGCAGATATTGAGCTAGAAAGTCCTCTGTATTTCTTTAGACAGTATTTTACAAAAGATTTGTTTGAACTTATGACAGTCAATACGAACCTCTTTGCAGTTCAGCAACACGCACGATTTGCAGCAACAACTCAAAATGAATTAGAAGTATTTGTTGGCATGCATATTTTGATGGGGAACTTGCCCTATCCAAGACTTAAGTGTTACTGGGAAAATAAACTACGTATCCCAACTATCGCCGATGCAATGCCTCGTGATAGATTTCACAAATTGAGGTCATTCTTACATTTTGTGAACGTAGAAGAAAAGCCACCTGAATGCAAAGATAGATTTTGGAAAATACGACCACTTTACGATACTATTCGGAAACGAATGTTACAATTGCCACTGGAAACCAAGTTGAGTATTGATGAACAGATGGTTCCTTTCAAAGGAAGGTTAAATGTAAAGCAATACGTGAAAAATAAGCCCAGTCCTTGGGGGGTAAAAATTTATGTGGAGCAAGTGGTGTTATGTATGACTTCATAA